The genome window GTAATGTGTTTCTCTCACTAGACATATTCACAGAGTGATGAGACAAAATGGGATGTAGAAATTCAGAAGTGGATTATTTCCCCCAGTCAGAGATGGTGTTTTGGGATGGGCATTGATAACATTAATTCTTCTCAGCTTGACACTCATGCAGAAATGTTTAGGACGTTTATAATAATCTTTTCAAACACTACAAGTGTCACTGTGGTTTCACTTCCACACACTTCAAGTGCAAGTTCTTGACTTGAACGCATTGCCGAAACACCCTTTTAGCCTTCTGAAAACATCATTACCACTTAAAACCTAGCTGTAGCTGTGTGGTATTTATACTGAGTGAGGTCAACCAATTTAGGTGACACAGGGTGTCACCCATCTGTGTTCCACGTGAATTAGTCTAGGCCATTGGAGCCCACTGGGGGGCTTAGTCTTAAAGGTGTTGTGTCTCATCCAGGAGATTTGCAGCATCTGGTACAGTGAcaacagaggagcaggagcaaaGGCCTCTGTACACCAACGTTCTGGAGTATGAACAAGACCACGTGAGTGCCAAAGAgtgggagtcaagtggctgagcggtgagggaatcgggctggtaatccgaaggttgccagttcgattcccggtcatgccaactgacgttgtgtccttgggcaaggcacttcaccctacttgcctcggggggaatgtccctgtacttactgtaagtcgctctggataagagcgtctgataaatgactaaatgtaaatgtaaagaaagtGAAAGGACCCTGTCTCTTTGACAACCTGTAGTTTTCCACATAAGAACACTCTGTTTTGGTCTCCTTCTCTACCCCAAAAGGACTGGCCCAAGCTGTGGAAAGAGAAACTTAAGAAGAGCCCAGATGATGACAGCCTGGTGTCCGGTCTAGTTGCATATCTTCTCAGGTACCCCGCTGTACATCTCCATTAGGCGGGCTGCTGTACTACTGCTCAGCGCAGAGTGTAAGATGTGCTGTTTTTGTGTGCCTACCTCAGCCGTGCAGACCACCCAGTGATGATGCTCCTAAAGAAGCACCAGTATCGCATCTACAACCATCTCTACCCCCTGGTGAGCAGGGGGCCCCCggccagcccctcccccaccctcaagCCTTCCCGCAGCGCTCAGAACCTGCTCAACCCAGAACCGCACCAGAAATCGGGCTCAGACTACAACACCTCGATCTCCTCCAACGAGCACAACGcgagtgaggaggagctggacagcGCCGGGCCGGCCAGCCCAGGTACCGACCACTGTGTGGACCGGGAAAACTCGTTTGAGGACCTCGAGCAGTTCTTGACCCCGCTGGACTGGGCCCCGCCCCATGGGAATGCGAGGGTGGACAGTGATTTGACCTTTGAAGCCTCGAACCAGATTGAACCCGAGTCTGAGAGCATCATCCATGGGTTGGAGGTCCGCGCCCTCAAAGAGCATCTGAAGGACATTGTCAAGGACATACACATCGCCATAGGTAAgaatgagagtttgtgtgtgtgttcaatcaAATATGTATCAAAACACCTTTTCTGTCCCTTATGCAGTACAACACTCATGTCATTTCAGTGTTTGTAGGCGTAGATGCTGAGAAATGTATTGTGTGTTTATGAAAAACCCTTATGTTGTTGTGGTATACTTTAATGACGTGcaatttgtgtgtttcagaccAGCTTTTATCCCTGTGTCTGCTCTCCTTTGAGTGCCTCAACACAGCCACGTCTAAAGATCTGTGTTTGGCCAGCATTGAAGAGGCCTTCTTCACCCCTCTGTGGAGCCCTCTGCTGGCTCTTTTCAGGTAACTGTGCCCATCTGTAGATGGTAGCATCAGTCTGTAGATGGTAGCATCAGTCTGTAGAGGGCAGCATCAGTCTGTAGATGGCAGCATCAGTCTGTAGATGGCAGCATCAGTCTGTAGATGGCAGCATCAGTCTGTAGATGGCAGCATCAGTCTGTAGATGGCAGCATCAGTCTGTAGATGGCAGCATCAGTCTGTAACTAGacaacagctcctcctctctctggcacTCTGCGGCTTCTGTGTTTGAGATCATTGAATATTGAATCCTTTGTAAAGTGAATCTCTTAATAAATAGGAATGTGCCAGTCAGTAATGTGCCAGTATCTGGTGGTGAACCAACTCTCTTCCATCGGTGTGTCCCGGCCGATGCAGGAAGGTGAATCGAGACCGGGAGCTGTGTCTGGAGGACAGCATGCGACTCCACCATGAGGTGACACCTGGAGACGTGGGTGTCTCAGCTAAACTGTTCCCCCAGGACCCCGCAGTGCTGCACGGTTCCTACCCCTACGAGTGTGCAGTGCAGGAGCTGCGCTCGATGTGCAAAGACTCCTGTCCCCAGAGGAAGCTGGAGTGTCTGGGTGAGAACCAGCCTGTTTGAAGACcgtagggaagagagggaggaggcatgTTTAGAGGCTGGGGACACATGGCCCGTTTTAGTTACTCAACCCTAAATGGACACCCAGAACAGACGGCCTCAGGTCATGTGGTCTTCGTGCATAGAACATAGAAAACGTTTCTCTGTCGCCGGATAAAAACCtgttcagcacacacactcacacacacccgtcaTGTATCTGTCTGTTGTTTTGCAGTGAGGACATTGCGTCTCATCTGTGCGTGTGCCGAAGACTACAGATGTCTCCATGAGGCGGACTCTGCACCCAAAACAGCAGCCATGTCAGTACGCCAACGCACATGCACGAACAGAGGCATGAACAGACATGTTTCAAAAGACACAACCAGACAAAAATAATTGATCTCTGAAacgagtctcccccccccccccctccctttccctctaacTCTGCCTTGGTGCTTATCAGAAGTGACAAAGGGAAGGACCCACAGGAGTGTTCTGGAAGTTCCCAAACATAATTGAAGCCCTCCTGCAGGAGGGTCCCCCCCCTTGTCAGACCTTATCAGGCCTCAGCGAGGCCGGACGCTGCAGGGGTCTGTCCTAGGTCCTCTGCCCCCTGCAGAGGGCTTCCTTCAGCCTGATCCCAAAACTAGGTCGCCCTGTCTAGCCTGGACCCACCCAGGGCCCAGCTAGGAGGAGAGGCGAAGGGAGAAACAGAAGAGAGGAAACTTTCTCTgaagggtagaggcagggtactgcagaccagacagacGAGACACAGAGAACCAGACAGACGAGGCACAGAGAACCAGACAGGCGAGGCACAGAGAACCAGACAGGCGAGGCACAGAGAACCAGACAGGCGAGGCACAGAGAACCAGACAGACGAGACACAGAGAACCAGACAGGCGAGGCACAGAGAACCAGACAGATGAGACACAGAGAACCAGACAGACGAGACACGGAGaaccagacggagagagagagcacaaagtGGAGCAGTTCATTTGACCAGATCAGTGAGGGGGAAATTATTTCTTATTTACTTCACCAGTCTGGGGCAGCACTAACATGGAGCGGACAACAGCAACATGCTGGATGGAGGCTCACAGTAGGGATGGTTGGGATGGAGCTATGCAGAGAAACCATGACTGTCAGGAAAGGCAGAAGTAGCTATTTTCCTTGATAGGAAAACTGTCTACTTTAGGACTAACCACTGTACCGGGGTTATGGGTAACTAGTAAAACCATTCAAGTGTTTGGGGAGAAAACAGATTAGGTGGCTCTACGAGCCTTGCACTCAAACCTGTTAGCCACACAAGCCAGCCTGTTGGTCCCACCCACTGACCTGTTAGCCCACTCGAGCCCTGGTGGGCGGCAAGCTGCCCAGCGCCCATACCTAGTCTCAGAAAACCTTCTCTTTCCTTTCGCTTTCTTGCTTCATCTATCTTTCTTTGATTTCACATTGATCAAATATTAACGTGTGGTAAAGAGGATTGAGGCCTTATTTCATGTACCATGGATCTGCCTCCTCCGCCAGCATATAGGCAGTGAGAGATGCTGACGTGtggagttagctagctagcagcagctCTCTGCACTGGTCCGCTCTGCAGTGCGTTCTTGGAGGACCATAATCCCCTGGCATCCATTATGCTAAAGTGCTACTTCAGTAATCTTCTGCCAGCTCAGTTTTAGACTCCCGAAGCTGAATTAGTTTGTGGTTGTGGAGGAGGTGGTTTCGGGTCAGATATGTGGGGTAGCTGGTTCTTAATCATGGACatactgtgatgtgtgtgtatatataattaTATCAAATTGTGACCTTGCAGTGGTGCAGATGACCTGCTGCCCATCCTGTCCTTCGTGGCCCTGAGGTGTGGCTGTCCTCAGCTGCTCTCTGAATGTGCTGCCCTGGAGGAGTTCATCCATGAGGGGTAAGTTAcaggttacacacacgcacatgcacagtgTCTCCATTGGATCCATCTTATGTCCTTGGTTCTTTTCGGTCTTAATTTTGTATAACTAGTAACTACAGGTGTTGACGACAACTAGCACCTAAAGTAGGTGACTACAACTAGCAACTACAATAGGTGACTACAACTACTAACTACAGTGGTTGTCCAAAaacctgtgtctccctctcccattctcCCTTGTCCTCTCGGATCAGTGTGTCGTGGGTTGCGTGTCAAGGCAGACCACACCCCAGAGGTCGTCTAGTGGAGGTAACGGCAGCTTTTAACAGGCTGGTTAGATTGGCTCTGCCTGAGGAATGTCGGGACATTCTGGTTCAGTTTTCCTtcctataaaaatacaaataaaaacccACTTGATGTTTATACAGCTCAGTGGTTTGGAAAagatgtgggtgggtgtgtatgtgtggctctCACTCTGTAGGACACAAATGGGCAGGTCTTGGGTAATTGGATGATGTCAGTCTCTGCTGCGATTGGTGACCTTACTGTCCGTCAGTGGACTGGAGATGTTTGTTTGATATGCAAGCACTTGACCACTCCCACATGACCACCACAACTGCTTCAGAATAAACATCTCTATCTCTTCCCCTTCATacatttccccctccctccctgctctctttcCATAACAAACAGTCCCATCCAGTCTTCTAGGCCTGTCTCCAGTGGCTCTCGTGTCTTGGTCTCATTAGCTGTAGGTCAGTCAGAGTTGACTTGAACTCAAGGCCTCCTTCTGTCCCCTGAGCAGTAAATCTCCACTTTCCACCACTCCTCCTCGACCCTCTCCAACCCTTTATTATCttatctctccctccgcccCATGACATCCTCAGTGCACTGAGGGAACCGCCCAGACCTGTGCTATGAATCGTCTCCCTCTGTAGTCCCCAGAaggttgaggaggagcagggcgtcTTCTGATGCGAGGTCAACCAGGGAATGTAGACAGTTTCGCTGCTTGCTGTTCACAGGGATGTATGAAGGTATACCCTGTGTGTTTTTCCCGTCAGGTACCTGATTGGAGAGGAGGGCTACTGTCTGACCTCCATGCAGAGCGCACTGACATATGTGGAGACGCTTCACACCGGAGGAGGCCTCGACAAACTCACCTGAGCCAGGTAGGTTGGTCCTCATCTATCTGGTCAAACTCACCTGAGATGAGGACAGAGTGTAAGTCCATGTTCCTCTTGTGAACCAGAGCCATTATATTCCTCCCGGAAAAAAAGATAGACTTGACTTTGAACTTCCAGCCTCTATCTCCTAGCCCACACCGTGCTTAGCCCTCAGCCCTTTCAtgatgagagacaggagagacccaCTGTTCTGTGGTACCATAGAGAGGGGCCCCTGCTGGTATGGGTTTATTAGATTGATTGGGGTGAATGGGTTCAGCAAAGCAGAGCCTGATGTATGGTAGCCCCTAGAGCCATCTCCATTCCCCCAGCAACGCCAGCCTATTACTATGGGATTAACTCCATGTGACATCATCAGACCACCCCTTCCAAAATCCCCAGTGACACGACTGCTAACTAAACATTTGACTTAAGAGTGCAGAGCTGTCAGTCTGGCCGAGGATGTTAGTCTTGGGACGGAGATGGAGGCTGGCaatggtgaagaaggagagcgaggagaaggagagcgaggagagggaattaacccgttaaggagtagcgtcacacatatgtgattctgaacattccaaccgactattttccgatagacaaaaactatatgacaaacgctatagtatggcttcaaaatgtacaattaggaggctaacaagtaacactagcaggtagtagcattgctacgagtattatgctaggttgctaggtaacggaagctaactaaaactagctagcttccgttttggaaaaataact of Osmerus mordax isolate fOsmMor3 chromosome 4, fOsmMor3.pri, whole genome shotgun sequence contains these proteins:
- the vps9d1 gene encoding VPS9 domain-containing protein 1 isoform X1; the protein is MAAKSGCDAGVKPLQNAMKMAKLAIQLDAGNRHKEAYCEYLKSISYISNSLLEDAMSQTDGEMVAVEVERMLRLAEQCLERAKSFIEHYSPTQTQALSQNQNSDLNQPTTQDTTVVVASCGDCVTPQEAVAEMKHRANPRLGHRRVQSEGEGELSPFLPPEVFQRLQTAVLQDMKKELTPIEEASLLNQKLKANYQARLARLQPGQATQKTSLKLSLQRQMMENLIIAKARQDALQRRMEERRLRLQEEANRRFAASGTVTTEEQEQRPLYTNVLEYEQDHDWPKLWKEKLKKSPDDDSLVSGLVAYLLSRADHPVMMLLKKHQYRIYNHLYPLVSRGPPASPSPTLKPSRSAQNLLNPEPHQKSGSDYNTSISSNEHNASEEELDSAGPASPGTDHCVDRENSFEDLEQFLTPLDWAPPHGNARVDSDLTFEASNQIEPESESIIHGLEVRALKEHLKDIVKDIHIAIDQLLSLCLLSFECLNTATSKDLCLASIEEAFFTPLWSPLLALFRKVNRDRELCLEDSMRLHHEVTPGDVGVSAKLFPQDPAVLHGSYPYECAVQELRSMCKDSCPQRKLECLVRTLRLICACAEDYRCLHEADSAPKTAAIGADDLLPILSFVALRCGCPQLLSECAALEEFIHEGYLIGEEGYCLTSMQSALTYVETLHTGGGLDKLT
- the vps9d1 gene encoding VPS9 domain-containing protein 1 isoform X2 — protein: MVAVEVERMLRLAEQCLERAKSFIEHYSPTQTQALSQNQNSDLNQPTTQDTTVVVASCGDCVTPQEAVAEMKHRANPRLGHRRVQSEGEGELSPFLPPEVFQRLQTAVLQDMKKELTPIEEASLLNQKLKANYQARLARLQPGQATQKTSLKLSLQRQMMENLIIAKARQDALQRRMEERRLRLQEEANRRFAASGTVTTEEQEQRPLYTNVLEYEQDHDWPKLWKEKLKKSPDDDSLVSGLVAYLLSRADHPVMMLLKKHQYRIYNHLYPLVSRGPPASPSPTLKPSRSAQNLLNPEPHQKSGSDYNTSISSNEHNASEEELDSAGPASPGTDHCVDRENSFEDLEQFLTPLDWAPPHGNARVDSDLTFEASNQIEPESESIIHGLEVRALKEHLKDIVKDIHIAIDQLLSLCLLSFECLNTATSKDLCLASIEEAFFTPLWSPLLALFRKVNRDRELCLEDSMRLHHEVTPGDVGVSAKLFPQDPAVLHGSYPYECAVQELRSMCKDSCPQRKLECLVRTLRLICACAEDYRCLHEADSAPKTAAIGADDLLPILSFVALRCGCPQLLSECAALEEFIHEGYLIGEEGYCLTSMQSALTYVETLHTGGGLDKLT